The Pongo abelii isolate AG06213 chromosome 19, NHGRI_mPonAbe1-v2.0_pri, whole genome shotgun sequence genome includes the window tgcagtgagccaagatcgcaccactgcactccagcctgggcaacagagtaagactccatctcaaaacataagaaaaaaaattttttggttaAGAGTTTAGATAAAGGAAAAAACtccatttaaatgtttttgtgaAGAAAACCATAATGGATTACATGGCACAACAAcagtttcaaaaaattaaaaccaatttgTAAACATTAATCATCACAGTTACTTATATGCCCTTAAAAAATGATCTATATGCTCCTAGTGTCACATAATCTAGGAGTCTACTTCACGCAGACTTTTTGCAACTAACACGcattcctttgtttcttcatCACTGTGGAGAAGAGGTGGTACATACAAAAGGTTCTTGATATAACCCTATAAAGAGATTATCACATGGTGTGTTATCTGGGTATTTAAATGGTTACAATTCCAAGATACATCAATgctatcaacttttaaaaaaaataaatttgacctATAATGGGGGTGGCCAGCTGGGGGTAGGGGAGAAAGAGGCAAACTGTGTATCCTGGAACTTTGTAGCTGGAAAAAAAttaccagcagcagcagcctgaTCAAAACTGCAACTTCTTGCCCACCTGGACAACCCAGCTCTCTTTTCTAGAAATTAGCATCTATGCTCAATTTCTAATAATGGAATGGTGCCTAGGGACTCATGTTTGTCTAGGTGAAAACACCTTCTAAATCCAGGTGCTTACACCAGAATGGCTCTCCTGGAAATTTAGGACTGAGACATTGAGTCAGTTACCTGTAGGGTAACCTGTAGAATCAGACATTTCTCAAATTTGACCTGTCTTATTTCGATACCATGTTGCCCAGCAATGTAACCTCCCCTTAAGTATcggtttttgtaaaatctcctaATCAATTTCTTAtcagattattttatataaatacctATCATCTAGAGTACTCCAGAAGccaaatgaacattaaaaaaatatatactgagaTAGGGCCAGGCATAGCGGctgagtgtaatcccagcattttgggaggctgaggtggaaggataacttgaggcaaggagttcacgaccagcctgggctatacagcaagacgctgtctctctACCAATTctaccaatatttaaaaaaaaactgggtgTGGCGGtggcacctgtattcctagctacttgggacgctgaggtgggaggactgattgcttgaggccaggagtttgaggctattgTGAGCCATAattgtccactgcactccaccccgggGTGATGGACTAAGACtgtgtttctaaataaataaatattacaaaaagaaaagcactGAGATAGGCAATGTTGGTAAGTGAGATTATAGATTTTAATCTCATGAACAATTTTAAGTTAGCTACTATACACTCCCATTTCCAAAAGTTTAGATTGGAATGTTTGCTGGCTTTGGTaactaagagaaaagaaataacaatgagAGGTATTATAGTGCCATTCTTCCACAGTCTTTATCAAATAAATAGGCCTTTGAGTCTTGGAATTGTTGAgatcaagaaaacaaataatatataaagttGACAAGCACAAAGGAtacaaagaggccaggcatggtggctcatgcttgtaattccaacactttgggaggtcagggcatGGGGGTTgtctgaatccaggagttcaagaccagcctaggaaacatagtgagatcccatctctacaaaaaataaaaacaaaggtagcCAGACATcatggtgcaagcctgtagttgcagctactcaggaggctgaggtgggaggatcacttgaggctgggaggtcgaagctacagtgagctgtaattgcaccactgcactccagcctggggaacagtgaGACCAtgttggaaaaaaagaagaggggaggggaaggggcggAGGGACCACAAGAAACAAATATAATGAAGAATCATTTACTATTCCTGAGAAAAAGAGAATAGCAAGTGTGAGAGAATGTGTAACTAGGGTTGGGGAGAAGGGgctggagagagagagcacacaaaGACAACAGACAGAAGTCAAATAGGAAATTTCAAAATGAGAATCAGCTGACATTatcaaaaagagcaaaataacttttttacagataaaaatggaagattttgctttccaaaataattcaattctccagaaaaaaaattaatttaagcacTCATCTAAGTAACTAGTATAAAGtgccaaacaaaaataaacatttattagatATAGACAAATGCAAATATATTCAATGCTTTTGTACAAATGTGAATATCTGGGGGCCTTATTATCATCTTGTTAATATATGCCAGTGAACAATTTGTAGACACAAGACTTGTTTTacaaacattccatgatcataaGCCAGGAATTTAAAACTTAGTGTCTATCTCTTCATTATAAGAAATGTTTCAATTaactcactgtgtgtgtgtgtgtgtgtgtgtgtgtgtgtgtgtatgtgttttctaTCTCATGTGGTGGTGATGAGCCTAGTACTTATATTCTTGAAACGGAAATCCCATTCTGatatttcttcctccctcttctctgtcACATTAAACTGATAACCAGGCTGGTCAGCTGAAGCTCTTATATATTACCGAATGTCTCTGCCCCATTGTTCCTACTACTTCAGATCCTCATTCCAGTGTCTGGGACACTGTCAGAGTCTAAATAGATTCTAGGTCTCTTGTCCCTTATATCTTCCATCTCCCAATCCTCCTTCCCCCGATCCATTAGAATGACAGACCTAAGCATATCCTTTCTGAACACAAAAACACATCAATAGGGATAAACTTAGGCTCCTTAACATGATGCATGAGGTGCTTGAACATCTGACCCTTGACAGTCCCTCTCAGCATTTTGCCTAGTGCATTCAGGGCCCTAACAATACCATCCTTCTCCCTGCCACCATCCCAAATCCCCTCCCCTGCTCACCACTCTCCTTGTTATTTCCCCCTTCAAAGCTTTTGTTCCTTCAATCTGTAAAATTAACAGCCACTCacattctccttcctttcccctcttcACAGCCAGCACCTGGAGGTTTCTTACTCTTACGAAAAACTGCGACCTTTTCTAAGAtacctcctccctctttcctcagTCCTGTTAAAGGTTACGTGGACATTCACTGTACCTCGAAAATCCTTGCACGTATTACTGTTTAACAATCACCGATTGATGCACGTTTATCCACCATACAGACCTGGTACCTATAAGAGGACATGCCAGAAATGAGGACAAGATGAATGGGCAGATAGATGAAATGTTTAGCTTCCCTATTTACCTGAAACCTCCTTTCTGGGAGTCTTAAAACTCATAAAGAATATTTAGTgctttcaaaaatatcttttacttggccaggtgcagtggcttacacctggaatcccagcactttgggagcctaaggccgctggatcactcgaggtcaggagttcaagcccagcctggccaacatggcaaaaccccatctctactaaaaatacaaaaattagacaggcatggtggtcccgcctataatcccagctactcaggaggctgaggtgtgacgagaatcgcttaaacctgggaggcagagagggtgcactgggccaagatcacaccactgcactccaacctgagtgatggagtgagaatctgccttaaaaaaaaaaaaattagttgggtgtggtagtggatgcctgtaatcccaactactcggggggctgaggcaggagaattgcctgaacctgggaggcgaaggttgcagtaagctgagatctcagcactgcactccagcctgggtgacagaacgagactccatctcaaaaaaaaaaaaaaagttctggccaggcacggtggctcaggtcaggagattgagaccatcctggcctgtagtcccagctacttgggaggtcgaggcaggaggatctcttgaacccaggaggtggagattgcagtgagctgagatcgagccactgcactccagcctgggccacagagtgagactccgtctcaaaaaaaaaaaaaaaaatcttttacacAGATGCTAAATATACTGATACAAACTTAATTGCTATCCACTACTAttacttttggaaaataataagGGGGAGACAGGTTAGCAATTTCTAAGACTTCCATTAGCTTTAATCTTACAATTAGATAACATCatgttttttgatgtttttgtttgtttctttggccTATGATCATCCTTCCTATACTTATAAACACTCTGTACTTCAGGGCTATCCAATAAAGAAGGactatttaaaacatatatatatatacatatacatatgatatacTCATTATCTGCTAACTACTCTCTATGGAAACTGTAGCTTTCTAAAATGAATGCTTCCTTGGCTCTGAAGAATACAAGCTTCTACCCCAAAAAAGTTCACAAATCCCTTTGTTGCCACAATCTTCACATTTCTGAAAACTTATTAAAAGGTAATTTTAACAAAACATGTCAGTGAAATGATGAGTTAATGCATgtaatggaagaaaaatattagcagtcaaaaatataaaaataggatcCAATGATTTAAATTGTACAAAAACTGGCCACTGGCCAGGGGTgctggctcatgactgtaatcctggcactttgagaggctgaggtaggaggattccttTAGACTaagagttagagaccatcctgggcaacatagggagatcctgtctctataaagaataaatagaccaggtgcactggctcacacctgtaatcccagaactttgggaagcagccaaggcgggcggatcacttgaggccaggagttcaagcccagcctgatcaatgtggtgaaaacctgtctctactaaaaatacaaaacactagtcaggagtggtgatgcatgcctgtaatcccagctacttgggaggctgaggcatgagaattgcttaatcCCAGgatgtagaggttgcagtgagccaagagtgaaccactgcactccagcctgggtgacagagcaagactctgtctcaaaaaaaaaaaaaaagccaaccaaccaaacaaataaataaaaggaagttaagctatgaggacacaaagggaTCAGAATGATacacaatgaactttggggacttgggggaaaggatgggaatgggGTGAGAGATAGAAGACTACACACTGGGGGCAGtctacactgcttgggtgatgggtacaccaaaatctccgaaatcaccactaaagaacttagtcatgtaaccaaacactgcctgttccccaaaaacctattacaataaaaaaaagcaaattaaaaagttTGCCATCTTGTTTTATACTTTCTACTTATCCgtacttatttttcttctttttttttttttttttttttgagacaagtgtcactgtcgccaggctggagtgcagtggcttgatctcggctcactgcaacttctgcctcccaggttcaagtgattccctcagccttccgagtagctgggactacaggcgtgcaccaccacacccagctaattttttgtattttagtagagaagtggtttcaccatgttggccaggctggtcttgaactcctgacgtcaagcaatccacctacctcggcctcccaaagtgctgggattacaggtgtgagccaccgtgcccagccatctgTGTAGCTTTTTGCATCTCAGCCTTCCATTTGGGattgcttttcttcttcctaaAGTTCATCCTGTAGATTTTCCTCAGTGATAGTTTGTTGGAGGCatactttcagtttttctttgccTGAAAATGCCTTTATCTTTATTCTTTGATACTTTCATTGTGTGTTTACTAGGTTGGCAGTTAGTTTCTTTCAGCTGATTGAAGATATTGTTCTGTTGTTTCTAGCTTTCATTATTGCTGTACAGAAATTAGCCATGAGTCCTTTACAGCCATGAGTCCCTTATTTACCTAGGTGATTTTAAGatatttctctttgtctttggtatTGTATACTTTTACTATGATGTAGCTAGGtatggatttctttttgtttattctggTTGGCgttttctggctttttgagtGTTATCGTTTATCTGATTCTGGAAAATTTCCATCCATTATctgtttaaacatttcttttgttcatcccttcttctccttctccagttAAATGTATGCTTGATGTTCTTAACTTAGTTTTTTACATACTTTTTGTCTTGTTGTCTTTTGTGTTGCATTCTGGATAATTTCTAGTGATACATTTTGTTGTTTGCTAATTTTCTCTTAAACAATGTCTACTCTAAAACCAATCCctggatttaaaaataaactttctaatgAAGTGTAACACACACTGAAAAATGCAACTATCATAGCAATATGGCTTGattaattttccaaatatatcCATGTAATCAGCAATTTACAAGAAACAGAACTACTAGTACCTTAAAAGCCCCTCTTTTGCTTCCTTTCAACCATATTTCTTCTAGAGTAATCTGAATTTCTGCAGCATAGATTGTTATATGTTTTGTACTTGTATAAGGAATCATACGGTAGGTACTCTTTGTTTCTGACCTTTTTCTTTTAGCGTTGTTTGTGAGACTCATTTGTATTTTGTGTGATTAGTAGATTGGTCATTCTCTTTGCTATTTAGTATTTTCTTGTGttaatataccacagtttattcattctGCTGTTGATTGGCATTAGGTAGTTTGCATTTTCTGCCCATTAttaatagtgctgctataaacattgtaATATTCTTTTATTAGACATATGGATGTATGTCTgttgttttcttgaattttttatatctgtgtgtatatgtgtggatatccttatttactatttatagaagttctatttggttctttcttaaatctGCCATGTTACTTTTTATGGTGTTCTATCCCTTGCAAATCTTTCCAAACTtgcccttttttgtttctttaaacacATAGTTCATGTTTGATAATTATAACATCTACAGTTTTGACTTGTCCCTTTCTGGTGTTTATTGTATTTTACTCATCATGCTTTGTGTTCATATGTGCCATTCATTGTGCTTGAAAAATGTATTGGTAGAAATAATTTGAGACCTAGAATGAAGCTGCCTTTCTGCAGAGAGGATTTGCATTTGTTGCCTCCCTAGGGACTACTTTAAATTAAATTCACAGCTTGAGGTTTTTGGGATTATCCATTTGATATGAATTCCGACTGTAAGTCCATGTGAGGGCTGATTATTTCTAGCTCTTCCTTCTGGATAATCCTGAGTATGTAGCCCTTTGTGGTTCCAACTTAATGTGAAGAGGGTCTCCTGTAAGCACTCCACCTTGGATGAGCTCTgggcttttaattctgttttcttctcattgtgAAGACATTGAAACCAAAGTTCAGATTTGCCTGGATTGTCAAATGACTTTAAGATAAAAGAACCTACCGTTCCTGCAGTTCTCTACTTACCTGTTggagtttctgttttatttcagttttggCCTCGTGATTATATACTATCTTATAGCTCTTCAATGTTGCTaaggtttttttgcttttaagcCGTCATGTTTAGTTGTTTTTGACAGTAGGACTGATCTCAGTTAGCCTACCATTGCTGAGGATAGATAACAAGTTCTTGGTTTATACTTCAGAAGGTTATCTGTGGTTTTTGTGTGGGGAATACACACAAAACAGCTGATTGGGAGGTAAAAGAGGGCCAAGGGCAGAAACCAGAGACCAGTTAGGAAAGTTGGTATAGTACAAGTGAGAAATGAAAATGGTTTGGATTAGGGTGTACTTAGAAGGAAAGGGCAATAGGATTTGTTGAGGGTTCAACATAGGACATGACAGAAACAGAGCGGTCAGGGATATCTCTTGGGCTTTTTCATGATCAGCAGGAAAAGTGGAGGTGCTGTTTCTTGAGACGGAGAAGACTAGGAGCAGCAGATTTGGGGAGATAAATCAAGAGTTCAGTTTGAGAATGTTATGTTTGAGATGTCTATTAGGCATCCATGTGGAGATGTTGAATAGGAATTTGGAGAGATGTGTCTCGAGTTCAGAATAGAGGTCTGCATTAGAAGTATGTATTTGAGAATCATTAGTGTATAAATGACTTAAAGTCATGAGTTAATAAGACCATCTAGGAAGTGAATATAGTAAAGGAAGTTTAAAGCATGATCCCTGGGAACTTGGATGTTTAGAGTTTGAAAAGATGAGGTGGATTCAGCAAAAGGGAGTGAGAAGGGGACAGTCAAGGAGGCATTAAAGCCAAGGGAGAGTGGTGTCCcagaagccaaaagaagaaagtatttcaaGGAGACAATAATCAGCTGTGCCACATGCTGCTGAAAGTTTGAGTACATTGCTATGAACTGAGACTTGATTGttatatttggaaaacatttactttttttttcttttttgagatggagtctcgctctgtcacccaggctggagtgcagtggcgcgatctcggttcactgcaagctccgcctcccgggttcacgccattctcctgcctcagcctcccgagtagctgggactacaggcgcctgccaccaggcccggctaatttttttgtatttttagtagagacggtgtttcaccgtgttagccaggatggtctcgatctcctgacctcgtgatctgcctgccttggcctctcaaagtgctgagattacaggcgtgagccaccgcgcccggccggaagacatttacttttttaGTGGCTTTAATGAGAGCTGATTGAAGAAAGAGGTGGAAATAAAAGTCAGATTGAAGGTGGCTCAAGAGAGAATGGTAACTGAGAGAAGTGTAGTTATAAAGGAGAACAGAGAAATGGGGCAGTAGCTAGAAGGGAATATGGGAATggggctgagggagaaggattTTTTGTATTAATGATAGGAATTGTTACTGCAAGTTTGTATGCTGATAAGGATGGTTCTTTAGGCGAGAAGAATTGATATGGGGGACTAGGGGACGGTGCAAGAACAGAGAGGGAAATGGAATCCAGTACACAAGTAGAGAGGCTACCCATAGAGAGGAACATGGACAGCTCATTCATAGCAGTAGGAGCTTCGGGTTCAGGTGCAAGTGGATTGGTAGAGGTAGTCATGGGACAatgtttctattttctcaaaGAAACAATGTCATTTGCTGACAgtagggagggaggaaagtgAAGGAGGCTTGAAAAGTGAGGAATGTTGAACatagtgtttttgtttctttccagatATGTTTACATTCTGTTAAGAGATGGAGTAATCTAGTTGaagtaaaattttgaaaacttctttataattatgttgaactaaaatattttaaaaatatataataaaaattagttaTAAAGGATTCATAAGTAGAAATTCCATCCcctaaatgttttgtaaatgaattttataaagttataaaaatattgacTCTTGAAAGATTATTTGGAAAACAGGAAGAAACACCTCCTTTCCAAATCATCTATATTCCTACTACCCATGCATAACCCCTACCCTTAGGTccctcccatttttttctttttaatgccaagttgtttgtttttaaaaagaacacttaCAGTCATGCTTCATAAGCAATTAGTCATTCTATGCTTATCAGCTAgccctaaaaatatttttccatgttattGCATACTTTCTATAACCATCAAATAGTTGGGTCATTATTTGCTGAATAATAccttattgttggacatttcggttaaCAATTTTTAGTTGTTCCATATAATCATTTTGAATAAATGTTCCTAAGAAACTCATTGTATACATACCTTTCATTACTTGATAAGCTGTGTCATATTTTTGAATCACATAACTTAGAAAATAATTCTGGCCTGACTTTTTATTGTGACTTCATAGTCACACTGTGTTAAAGTAGATTCTCTTTCCTAATTTTACTAATTATATGTTAGGTTTAAAGTCAATGCCAGGAGGTGGGTGAGGTGGTGCactcctttagtcccagctacttgggaggctgaggcaggaggattgcttgagcccaggagtttgagaccagcctggacatcatagcaagacccccatctctgaaaacaaaacacaaaagcacCAAAAACTGTTAAAATTGGTACAAGGAAACAATGTGTGTCCTGGAAGCATTGATATAACTTTAATAGTATAGTGATAATTTTATACCAAATTTTAGAGTATATATTCAAAGTaagaaacattaatatttttaataggttGATCCAAGGATTAGTTTTGGCTCATGGTGCCTGTCATCCAGATATGAAGAAGCGAGTAGAAGATGCATTTATCCTTATTTGCGAGGTTTCACTACAGTATGAAAAAACGTACGTGTTACTTTCTCTTtataacttttgaatttttttttcctaaaggtgttttaaaatctctctttccttccagaTGTTTGGTGTAGACTACttctatcttttttcctttttcctcctgcCTTTACTAGCTggtttttattaatgttttagaGAGGTGAACTCTGGTTTCTTTTATAAGACTacagaagagaaagataaattggTAAAAGCTGaaacaaaatttattgaaaatagaGTACAAAAAATAATAGACCTGAAGGACAAAGTCTGTGCTTAGTCCAATAAAGGATTTGTCGTCATTAATCAAAAGGTGAGAAAGAAAGTTtagattttagttatttgtaaaTGTTCTTAAACATGTGTGGTCTGTGGACCCCTAAGAATCCCTAAGACTTTTTCAGAGAGCCTGTGAGGtcaaaaactattttcataataataattacacCTTTTACATTGTGTTCACACTTGCAATGATGCTGCAAAAGCAATCTGTAAAACTGCTGGCACCTTAGTACAAATCAAAGAGGTAGCACCAAACTATACTAGTAGTCATCGCATTCTTTATTGCTATACCACTGCACACTTGCAGTGAAAGAAAAAGGCAGTATCATTTAAGAATGTCTTGATGAAATGGTAaaacttattaattttattaaattttgattCTTAAACATGCATCCTTTTATTATCATGTGTGACAAAATATGAAGTATGCACaaagcactcttttttttcttcttttgagacagggtctttttctgtcacccaagctggagttcagtggcacactTATAgatcactacagccttgacctcctgggctcaagtgatctttccacctcagcttcctaagtagccaggactacaggtgtgcatcaccatgcctggctaatttttaagtccCAAACACTAATGCTTAATTCAAGTGTGCAATGAACATTTGCCTCTCTGTCATAGGATCCAAAAATGAGTAACCTGCTACATTCTAACAATGTAACTTTAAGACGGCCTTCAGTAAGTGCCCGTTGTTGTATATGGATATGCTCTTCACCTTCTTCAAATCCTTGCAAGGTCTGGTATGGAAAAAACGGCTTAAACCTGATCTTGTAATTCGGCAGGATGTGCTTGCGCTTGATGATCTTCTTGAGCTGGTTGAAGATGATGGAGGTGAGCTGGGGCATGGGCCGCCCTTCAAACTGGGAGCGCACTTTGAAGTCCATCAGCGGGTCCTCCACGAAGGAGAAGAACCAGTGGGTGAAGGGCACGCGCGTGAAGACCAAGCGCAGCCTCCCCACCACGCGGGACAGCTTGACAAACAAGTAGGCGGACTTGCCTAAAACCAGGTCCACGTGGATGGCCAGGTGGAAGCCCCCGTTGTACTCCACCTCCGCCTCGAAGGCCAGCTCCTCGGGGCAGGCGGCGGGCAGCGCCTCCCCTTCGGGGCCGTCGGGCTCCCCGGTGGCCGAGGGCACGACGGGCCGGACGAGCCGGATGGTCTCGATGAAGGGCGCCGTCTCGCCCAGGAACACGTCTCGCAGGCTCAGCCCCTCCAGCAGGCGCCCGGCCGTCTTGGTCTGCAGCAGCTTTTCGAACCCTTCTTGGTGACCCAGCGGCGGGTCAGCGCGGTGTCCCGCAACTCCCGGAACGGGAATAGGATGGTGGCTGAGGAAGTAGCAAGTCTCCCACGTCGGCGGGGCGGGGGTCTCGGGGGCGGCGGTGGGGGTCGCGCCGCCCTCAGAGGCCGCCCCGCAGGGCTCCTCATCCCGGCCGCCGCCGTAAAGGTACTCCCTTAGGAGCAGGCCCGGCACTGGCTTGATGTAGCGGAAGCCCTCGCCCAAGCGGGCGGCCTCGTCCGCCGGCGGCTCGGGCTGTCTGCGGCACAGCAGGAGGAACTGGGCGAGGAGCGTGAGGAAGGAACTCAGCACGGCCGACGCCAGGATCGTAAGCAACAGCCCCATCCCGCCACCGCCTCCGCCCGGGCCCCCACTCCGGCGCCCACAGCGCCGCTTTCTTTACGCCACCGCCCCCGCTGCCTCCATCTTGAGGACATCGGGCGGTTGGGTCGGGGCGAGCGGCTCCGTGGGCCTAGTCCAGAGGCTCGGGCCGGCGCGGTGCGGCTCCCGAGCCCGCAGCGGCCGGCGCCTCCTCAGACGCTCCCGGAGGGCCCAGTATTTGTTGTCAATAACATTTgaacttttaaacaaaaattaggaTTTCAGAAAACTTGTATCTGCCATGTGAACTTGACAGCTTTCCAATACTTAAAAGACTTTCCTGATAATAGTAgtgatattaacaaatgtgaGTTTTTGTTCACTGAGATAGGCAAAGTTTCCACATGTATAACATGACAGTTTCCACATGTATAACAACATGTTATACATGAAATGTGTCAACATGTGGAAACTTTGCCTAACTCAGTGAACTGATGCTGTCTACATGACTAAAAATGCATGATTTTTAGTCAATGGATAAATAATCCATTCAGTGTGCAAGTTACACCAACG containing:
- the LOC100445156 gene encoding PDZ domain-containing protein 8-like — protein: MGLLLTILASAVLSSFLTLLAQFLLLCRRQPEPPADEAARLGEGFRYIKPVPGLLLREYLYGGGRDEEPCGAASEGGATPTAAPETPAPPTWETCYFLSHHPIPVPGVAGHRADPPLGHQEGFEKLLQTKTAGRLLEGLSLRDVFLGETAPFIETIRLVRPVVPSATGEPDGPEGEALPAACPEELAFEAEVEYNGGFHLAIHVDLVLGKSAYLFVKLSRVVGRLRLVFTRVPFTHWFFSFVEDPLMDFKVRSQFEGRPMPQLTSIIFNQLKKIIKRKHILPNYKIRFKPFFPYQTLQGFEEGEEHIHIQQRALTEGRLKVTLLECSRLLIFGSYDREANVHCTLELSISVWDLKISQAW